TACCACATAATGTCCAGGACCTTCAAGAGAATCGACATATACAACTGAAAACTTTCAAGTACACGAAAGAAGTCACAAGTATTAAGGTAGATGCTCAAAAATTAACTGACTACATATGGAACACGTTGAAACTAAAGGACAACATTACATCTATGTCAAAGGTTGTTGGTGGGGGGTCATACTTCTTGGGTGTTAGCGAATCAAAACTAACAACAAAAGAAGGATATACCACTAAAAAACCAGAATACACTGGTTTTAAGCTGGACATATCACAAGAATTACTGAGAGAACGCATTTACCGGAAGCTGAAATCTGACATCTGTGTCTTGGATCCCGAGGGACATTTCACAGAAGGACCAAAAGACTTGGTCGATATTAGATTCCACACCACCCCGGGGCACTGTGCAGACTTAACTGTATTGGAAGTTGCCATTCGGTATTGTCATGGAGTCGTGTTCTACGACAAAGGACCCAGAACATATTGCGTCACAGAAAGCGGAGCGACAAAGATGGAAAATGTTCTCCGCATGGATCGTTGTGAATGGTTTCAAAGATTACGGATCATGCACTCTAATGCTCACACTCAAACTGTTGAGGAATAGCTGCACAATCTATGGCAGTCTAGACGCCCCTTCTATTTCTTAGTAACTCACGTAGAACAGCACTTGACATTTGGGTGTAGTTTCATAAGCAGCCATGTCCGACAGTGACGCTGGAACCTCAACTGGCTCTTCACCTTATGAGTCGGAAGATGACATGGTATGCTACATCACTGGATCCACACAACCGGTATCCGGGCATCCTGACCAGGAAGCAGGTAATTGGCAATGTGTGTATTTACGCTTTCATTTATGCATTGATGATTTAGTTCAAAACCGATAATCAACAATAAAGCCAttataaatattgaaaataatcgagtctgaaccatacacttcagtgatcaacatcatgagcatcgatctgcgcaattgggaacctatgacatgtgtcaaccaagtcagcgagcctcaccaacCAATCtcgtagtcgcctcttatattGAAGACCAACATTCTAATCAGACCTTCTTTGCAGCAAGAATTTAAAGCTttgaagtttatgtttaaaaatcttcattatgtttatggTCGGTATCTGTATCGACAATGTAGTATAATTCTTAAAACTGCAGTTACATGATGCAAACTTAACTTGTGGCAGCAACAGCGGTCATACTGCTACCAACCATGCAGTTGGCCTCAGATAATCTCAGTCTGTTTCCATATTGCTGGCAGTCACGCACGCTTATGTTATGAATGGAACTCTCCTTCGAGAAGACGCAATTGGTCAACCTCGTTATCCTGGGATGTTTTTCCAAAAGGACGCTACTTCCTGTTTGGCGACACGTGAACGGATGCGTAAGAAATCTTTGAGGATCTCGCTGGGTAGTTGAGGAGGTCTTAAATGGGTTCCACCAACCGCATAGACATATTGAA
The window above is part of the Haliotis asinina isolate JCU_RB_2024 chromosome 1, JCU_Hal_asi_v2, whole genome shotgun sequence genome. Proteins encoded here:
- the LOC137283980 gene encoding uncharacterized protein, encoding MNETRGGQDECSRCTQVRKRFLEKEKLNPVNKLLQIHTEYKIVTEGGKKRQGAKPKTTGKKIFLNQVAKAASALRNSGGGVLLVHVQGTSQEDRCLEYFDEAVRNELTGLLENGELYTDVYERKCLCQVEAFEDITDFVQIKIGKVESVCTVDFNTKASNDSENLSINSLNLQVLLRKTESPAGSFSTAKLPHNVQDLQENRHIQLKTFKYTKEVTSIKVDAQKLTDYIWNTLKLKDNITSMSKVVGGGSYFLGVSESKLTTKEGYTTKKPEYTGFKLDISQELLRERIYRKLKSDICVLDPEGHFTEGPKDLVDIRFHTTPGHCADLTVLEVAIRYCHGVVFYDKGPRTYCVTESGATKMENVLRMDRCEWFQRLRIMHSNAHTQTVEE